A window of Chlorobium phaeobacteroides DSM 266 genomic DNA:
GCGAAACATTCAGCCCTGACAATTCCGGCCACTCACCATGTTATCCGATAAATCATCTGCACAGAAAACGCTATTTGCAGGGCTGTTCCTGCTCTTACTGTCGCTTTGCGGAATATTTTTCATTCCGGGCCTGAATACCGCCGGGATGCCGACCCGGCTTGTCGTCCACAGGGGTTCGGGGTTTATGGCTATTGCCGACACCCTTCGCAGGAACGAAGCCATTAAAAACCGCTGGCAGGTTGTGCTTACCGGCAGAATGATTCCCGGATTGCACAAGATCAAACCCGGCAGGTATTCCATTCCCCCCGGGTTGTCGAACTTCGGGCTGTTGCGATACCTGCATACACACCATCAGGATGAAGTCCGCATCACCATTCCGGAAGGTCTGGAGCAACGGGAAATTGCCAGGAGGATGGCGGGAAAACTCGATATGGACTCTTCCCGCTTCATGAAGGCGGCAAAAAACGCCGCGCTGCTGTCGAAATACCGGATATCCGCCCAAAGCGCTGAAGGCTATCTGTTCCCCGGTACGTATGATTTCGCATGGGGCAGTACGCCCGATGAGGTCGCAGGGTTCCTTATCAGCCGGTTCAGACTGTTTTATTCCGACTCTCTTCAACGCGCGGCGGCGTCAAAAGGTCTGACTGAGACAAGCCTGCTGACCCTCGCTTCGATCGTTGAGGCAGAAACCCCTCTCGACGAGGAAAAACCTCTTGTTGCCGGCGTCTATCTCAACCGGTTAAAAAAAGGCATGCGCCTGCAGGCCGATCCGACCGTTCAATACGCTCTTGACGGACCTCCGCGCCATCTTTATTACA
This region includes:
- the mltG gene encoding endolytic transglycosylase MltG — its product is MLSDKSSAQKTLFAGLFLLLLSLCGIFFIPGLNTAGMPTRLVVHRGSGFMAIADTLRRNEAIKNRWQVVLTGRMIPGLHKIKPGRYSIPPGLSNFGLLRYLHTHHQDEVRITIPEGLEQREIARRMAGKLDMDSSRFMKAAKNAALLSKYRISAQSAEGYLFPGTYDFAWGSTPDEVAGFLISRFRLFYSDSLQRAAASKGLTETSLLTLASIVEAETPLDEEKPLVAGVYLNRLKKGMRLQADPTVQYALDGPPRHLYYKDLAIDSPYNTYRYGGLPPGPICNPGTASILAVLNPEETGFIYFVATGKGGHYFAETIAAHHENIRKYKAAKHASLP